A single region of the Oleispira antarctica RB-8 genome encodes:
- the htpX gene encoding Zn-dependent protease with chaperone function has translation MMRIVLFLLTNLAVIAVASITLSLLGVGSYLEQGNNLNLSNLLAFCLVFGMAGSFISLLISKWMAKRSMGVQVIDQPQNASEQWLYSTVKELSDKAGIGMPEVGIFHSDAPNAFATGWNKNNALVAVSTGLLQRMNKDEVAAVLGHEIGHVANGDMVTLALIQGVVNAFVMFFARIIGNFVDKAVFKNEHGPGIAFYITTFVAEIVLGILASTIVAWFSRRREFRADEAGAALTSNAAMASALMRLKETYDQPSELSGELVAFGIRGEGKLSALFSSHPPLDDRIAALQNAAKQHG, from the coding sequence ATGATGAGAATCGTATTGTTTTTATTAACCAACTTAGCAGTGATCGCTGTAGCCAGTATCACTTTAAGTTTATTGGGCGTAGGCAGCTATTTGGAGCAGGGTAATAACCTGAACTTAAGCAATCTACTCGCTTTCTGTTTAGTCTTCGGTATGGCAGGGTCGTTTATCTCTTTGCTAATCTCGAAGTGGATGGCAAAGCGCAGCATGGGTGTTCAAGTAATCGATCAGCCTCAGAACGCTTCTGAACAGTGGTTATACAGCACCGTAAAAGAGTTATCTGATAAAGCCGGTATTGGTATGCCTGAAGTAGGCATATTCCATTCGGATGCTCCTAACGCATTTGCGACTGGCTGGAATAAAAACAACGCGTTAGTTGCCGTATCAACGGGCTTACTTCAACGCATGAACAAAGACGAAGTGGCTGCGGTATTGGGTCATGAAATTGGTCACGTGGCCAATGGCGATATGGTAACGCTGGCATTGATTCAAGGTGTTGTGAACGCGTTTGTGATGTTCTTTGCTCGCATTATCGGTAACTTTGTTGATAAGGCGGTATTCAAAAACGAACATGGCCCAGGTATCGCTTTTTATATCACCACGTTCGTGGCTGAAATCGTGCTGGGTATTCTAGCTTCTACGATTGTGGCGTGGTTTAGCCGTCGCCGTGAGTTCCGTGCGGATGAGGCCGGAGCTGCGTTAACCAGTAATGCCGCCATGGCGAGTGCGTTAATGCGTTTAAAAGAAACCTATGATCAACCCAGTGAATTGAGCGGTGAATTGGTTGCGTTTGGTATTCGTGGAGAAGGTAAGCTTTCGGCTTTGTTCTCCAGCCACCCACCCCTTGATGACCGAATTGCCGCTTTGCAAAATGCGGCCAAGCAGCACGGTTAG
- the hemF gene encoding Coproporphyrinogen III oxidase, aerobic, translated as MSQDTAKTEKVTHTEIEAVKSFLLDLQDRICAALEEQDGGGKFLEESWLREEGGGGRSRVLEQGVVIEKGGVNFSHVMGAQLPASATAARPELAGRSFQAMGVSLVIHPRNPYVPTSHANVRMFVAEKEGEEPVWWFGGGFDLTPFYAFEDDVIFWHQTAKNACEPFGADVYPKYKKWCDEYFYLKHRDENRGVGGLFFDDLNSWHGEIDFDQSFDFMQAIANSYIDAYCPIMAKRKETEFGERERKFQCYRRGRYVEFNLVYDRGTIFGLQSNGRTESILMSLPPVTHWDYNWSPEEGSPEAKLYTDFLPHKDWV; from the coding sequence ATGAGCCAAGACACGGCTAAAACCGAAAAAGTTACTCATACAGAAATTGAAGCGGTCAAAAGCTTCTTGCTTGATTTACAAGATCGTATTTGTGCAGCATTAGAAGAGCAGGATGGCGGTGGTAAATTTCTAGAAGAATCTTGGTTACGCGAAGAAGGCGGCGGCGGTCGTAGTCGTGTTTTAGAACAAGGAGTGGTGATTGAGAAAGGCGGTGTTAATTTTTCTCATGTGATGGGCGCGCAATTACCTGCTTCAGCAACCGCCGCACGTCCTGAGTTGGCCGGCCGCAGTTTTCAAGCTATGGGGGTTTCGTTAGTCATTCACCCACGTAATCCTTATGTTCCCACTTCTCACGCTAACGTGCGTATGTTTGTTGCAGAAAAAGAAGGTGAAGAGCCCGTCTGGTGGTTTGGTGGTGGTTTTGATTTAACCCCTTTTTATGCTTTTGAAGACGATGTGATTTTTTGGCATCAGACCGCAAAGAACGCTTGTGAGCCATTTGGCGCAGACGTGTATCCTAAGTACAAAAAGTGGTGTGATGAATATTTCTATTTGAAGCATCGTGATGAAAATCGTGGTGTGGGTGGTCTATTCTTTGATGACTTGAATAGCTGGCATGGCGAAATAGACTTCGACCAGTCTTTTGATTTTATGCAAGCCATTGCCAATTCTTATATTGATGCCTACTGCCCTATTATGGCCAAGCGCAAAGAGACTGAGTTTGGTGAGCGTGAGCGCAAGTTCCAGTGCTATCGTCGTGGTCGTTACGTTGAATTTAACCTAGTGTATGACCGTGGCACTATTTTTGGGTTGCAGTCGAATGGACGCACCGAATCAATATTGATGTCACTACCGCCAGTAACGCATTGGGATTATAACTGGAGCCCTGAAGAAGGTTCTCCAGAAGCTAAGCTATATACTGATTTCTTACCGCACAAGGACTGGGTTTAA
- the aroE gene encoding Shikimate 5-dehydrogenase — protein MSDLYAVMGNPINHSKSPQIHSAFAEQTGQDLIYSAILVPLEKFKEEANSFFRNGLGLNVTVPFKEDAWQYADTYSSRALRAGAVNTLIKKEDGSIHADNTDGIGMVRDITINHDCAIAGKRVLVLGAGGAVRGILEPVLEEKPLEVVVANRTVSKAQALAIDFSDIGKIVGCGFDQIEGPFDLIINGTSASLSGELPPIPTSVIHAETTCYDMMYGAEPTVFNQWAESLNAAATLDGLGMLVEQAAESFNAWRGVRPESAPVISRIRDSLVIPKPHIT, from the coding sequence ATGAGCGATTTATACGCGGTGATGGGTAACCCCATCAACCACAGTAAGAGTCCACAGATACACAGTGCTTTCGCTGAGCAAACCGGGCAAGACCTGATTTATTCAGCGATCTTGGTGCCGTTAGAGAAATTCAAAGAAGAAGCGAACAGCTTCTTCCGTAACGGTCTTGGCTTAAACGTGACCGTGCCGTTTAAAGAAGACGCTTGGCAATATGCCGATACTTACTCTTCACGTGCTTTGCGTGCGGGTGCGGTGAATACCCTAATCAAAAAAGAAGATGGCTCGATTCACGCTGATAATACAGATGGCATTGGTATGGTGCGTGATATTACGATTAACCATGATTGCGCCATTGCAGGCAAGCGAGTACTGGTTCTTGGTGCAGGTGGCGCAGTGCGCGGAATTTTAGAGCCGGTACTTGAAGAAAAACCTTTAGAGGTCGTCGTTGCAAATCGTACAGTGTCTAAGGCTCAGGCGTTGGCCATAGATTTTTCTGATATTGGCAAAATAGTAGGTTGCGGATTTGATCAAATAGAAGGTCCGTTCGATCTTATTATCAATGGCACGTCTGCCAGTCTAAGTGGTGAACTACCGCCTATTCCTACATCGGTTATTCATGCAGAGACGACCTGCTATGATATGATGTATGGCGCAGAACCTACGGTTTTTAACCAGTGGGCCGAAAGCCTGAATGCTGCAGCAACCCTAGATGGGTTGGGCATGCTGGTGGAGCAAGCGGCAGAATCATTCAATGCTTGGCGTGGCGTGCGCCCAGAATCGGCCCCTGTGATTAGCCGTATTCGAGACAGTTTAGTGATTCCCAAGCCGCATATTACTTAA
- a CDS encoding Putative hydrolase.: MKTLLLNIIHFVISPLYFIALPQGLWLKRSAVRMPEAQGPRSMSLGNKQDSKLNLLYLGESPAAGVGIEEIKHAVSAQVAYKLAQKQNVEWQLLAQNGIKIKELFIKLQQTNTLQPDVCIITMGVNDCTNLTSNKQWQTHLINLIAELNNRGCQHIFFTAVPPMQKFPLLPAPLSWLMGYRAHVLNHLLEQVCQQHGAQYLAFSAVLLPGMMSADGYHPNKKGADLWAQSISQQVIPFIQAD; the protein is encoded by the coding sequence ATGAAAACACTCTTGCTCAATATCATTCATTTTGTGATCTCCCCATTGTATTTCATCGCATTACCTCAAGGTCTGTGGCTTAAAAGAAGCGCCGTCCGCATGCCTGAAGCCCAAGGGCCTAGAAGTATGTCACTCGGCAATAAACAAGACAGCAAGCTTAATTTACTTTATCTAGGTGAATCACCCGCAGCGGGAGTCGGTATAGAAGAGATCAAGCACGCCGTTTCAGCCCAAGTCGCCTACAAGCTGGCACAAAAACAGAATGTTGAATGGCAGTTATTAGCACAAAATGGCATTAAAATTAAAGAGCTTTTCATAAAGCTTCAGCAAACAAACACCTTGCAACCCGATGTTTGTATCATCACGATGGGCGTTAATGATTGCACGAATCTAACGTCGAATAAGCAGTGGCAAACACATCTCATTAATCTCATTGCTGAATTAAACAATAGAGGCTGCCAGCACATCTTTTTTACCGCCGTGCCACCGATGCAGAAATTTCCGTTATTACCCGCACCGCTCAGTTGGTTAATGGGCTATCGAGCTCATGTTTTAAATCACTTATTAGAGCAGGTTTGCCAGCAGCATGGCGCACAGTATTTGGCTTTCTCAGCGGTGTTATTACCAGGCATGATGTCCGCTGATGGTTACCATCCCAATAAAAAAGGGGCTGACTTGTGGGCTCAATCAATCAGCCAACAAGTCATCCCCTTTATTCAAGCAGATTAA